The Nycticebus coucang isolate mNycCou1 chromosome 5, mNycCou1.pri, whole genome shotgun sequence genome window below encodes:
- the LOC128586231 gene encoding 28S ribosomal protein S18c, mitochondrial isoform X1 → MAAMVCGVLGRKKLTSLVTASVYFTHPGTHSVPWSRGCSQYKQVTSNEDMPVAMENPYKEPLKKCILCGKRVDYKNVQLLSQFISPFTGCIYGRHITGLCGKKQKEITKAIKRAQIMGFMPVTYKDPAYLKDPKVCNIKYRE, encoded by the coding sequence ATGGCAGCTATGGTTTGCGGTGTTCTAGGAAGGAAAAAGTTGACAAGCTTGGTAACGGCTTCTGTCTATTTCACGCATCCTGGCACTCACTCAGTGCCGTGGAGCAGAGGTTGTTCACAGTATAAACAGGTAACCAGCAATGAGGACATGCCTGTTGCGATGGAAAATCCTTATAAGGAGCCTCTTAAGAAATGTATCTTGTGTGGAAAACGTGTAGATTATAAGAATGTACAGCTTTTGTCccagtttatttctccatttactGGATGCATTTATGGAAGGCACATAACAGGTCTTTGtgggaagaaacagaaagaaatcacaaaagcgATTAAAAGAGCTCAAATAATGGGGTTTATGCCAGTTACATATAAGGATCCTGCGTATCTCAAAGACCCTAAAGTTTGCAACATCAAGTATCGGGAATAA
- the LOC128586231 gene encoding 28S ribosomal protein S18c, mitochondrial isoform X2, with product MAAMVCGVLGRKKLTSLVTASVYFTHPGTHSVPWSRGCSQYKQVTSNEDMPVFVGRNRKKSQKRLKELK from the exons ATGGCAGCTATGGTTTGCGGTGTTCTAGGAAGGAAAAAGTTGACAAGCTTGGTAACGGCTTCTGTCTATTTCACGCATCCTGGCACTCACTCAGTGCCGTGGAGCAGAGGTTGTTCACAGTATAAACAGGTAACCAGCAATGAGGACATGCCT GTCTTTGtgggaagaaacagaaagaaatcacaaaagcgATTAAAAGAGCTCAAATAA